The sequence ACCGATCCGAAGCGGCCGGCGGTCGGCGAGGCCACCTTCATGGTTGAGGACTATGTGCCGGATCGTATCGAATTCGATCTGACCACGCAGGCCAAGGCGATTCCGCGCAAGGGCTCGATCGAGCTCACCGTCGACGGACACTTTCTCTACGGAGCGGCGGCGTCGAATCTCGATCTCAGTGGCTCGGTGACTATCCAGGCTGCGAAAGAGCGCGCCGGCTTCCCCGGTTATCGTTTCGGCTTGTTCGACGATCCGGCAACGGCGGATCGCCAGGAACTCGCCGACCTGCCGCAGACCGACGACAAGGGCAAAGCGACCGTGCCGGTCGAACTCACCAACCTGCCGGACACGACGCGACCGCTGGAGGCGCTGATTGCCATCGACATGCTGGAGTCGGGCGGCCGCGGCGTCGAGCGCAAGCTGACACTGCCGATCGCGCCGGATAGCGACATGATCGGCGTCAAGCCGAATTTCAACGGTCTCTCGCTGGCCGACGGTGCGAACGCCGATTTCGATATCATCGTTGCCGCACCGGACGGGGCAAAGCTCATGCGCAAGGGGTTGAAGTATGAACTGCTGCGCGTCGAGACCACCTATCAGTGGTACCGGCAGAACGGGCAATGGAATTACGAGCCGGTCAAGCGCACGCAGCGCATCGCCAATGGCACCGTCGATGTGACGGCCGCCCAGCCCGGCAAACTGTCGCTGCCTGTGAAGTGGGGCCGCTATCGCCTGGAAGTGACGGATGGCAGCCCGAACGGCATGATGACCTCGATGTCGTTCGATGCGGGCTTCTATGCGGAATCGAGCGCCGACACGCCGGACCTGCTCGACATCGCGCTCGACAAGCCCGGCTATGCTTCGGGCGACACCATGAATGTCGCGGTGACGGCGCGCAGCGCCGGCCGCCTGACGCTCAACGTGTTCACCGACAAACTGGTCATGAGCCAGTCGCAGGACGTGAACGCGGCCGGCATCGTCAATGTTGCGATGCCTGTCGGCAAGGACTGGGGCACCGGAGCCTATCTCGTCGCTACCTTGCGGCGGCCGCTCGATGCGCCGGCGCAGCGTATGCCCGGCCGGGCCATCGGCGTGCAGTGGTTCGCGATTGACCGCAGCCAGCGCACATTCAATATGACGATGAATCTGCCTGCTACGATGCGGCCGGAGACGGCGCTCAACATTCCGATCAAGGTCGGCGGGCTTGCCGCCGGCGAACAGGCGCGCGTCGTCGTTGCTGCGGTCGACGTCGGCATTCTCAACCTTACCAATTACAAGCCGCCGGCGCCCGACGAGTATTATCTCGGCCAGCGCCGGCTCACCGCCGAAGTGCGCGATCTGTACGGCCAGTTGATCGACGGGATGCAGGGCGCGCGCGGCCAGATCCGTTCCGGCGGTGACATCGGCGGTGCCGAACTGTCCGGGTCACCACCGGCGCAGGCGCCGTTGTCTTTGTACTCGGGCATCGTGACGGTTGGCGCCGACGGTACGGCCAACGTCTCGTTCGCCATCCCCGCCTTTGCCGGCTCTGTGCGGGTCATGGCAGTGGCCTGGAGCAACGACAAGGTTGGCAAGGCGTCCGGCGATGTCGTGGTGCGCGATCCGGTCGTGCTGACGACGACGCTGCCGCGCTTCCTGCGCACCGGCGATCGCGGCACGGTGCAGATCGAGCTTGATAACGTCGAAGGCGCGGCTGGCGACTATAAAGTCGCAGTCGACACGGCCGGTTCGGTCAAGCGCGAGGGCGATGTGCCGCCGGCGCTGACCTTGGCCGCCAAGGCGCGCGGACGCCTGTCGGTGCCCGTGTCGGCGGCTGGCTCGGGAGCGAGCACGGTCGTGGTCAATGTGTTGGGGCCGAACGGCTTTGCTCTGGCGAGGAGCTATAACCTCGACGTGCGGCCGTCGACGCAGATCCTGACGCGCCGCACCGTGCGCCCGCTCGCCAAGGGCGAGACGCTCACCTTGTCCAATGACGTGTTTGCCGACTTTGTGCCGGGCACCGGGCGCGCCGGCCTGTCGGTCGCGATCTCGACGTCACTCGATGCAGCGACCTTGCTCAACCAGCTCGACCGCTATCCGTTCGGCTGTTCGGAGCAGATTGCGAGCCGCGCCGTGGCGATGCTCTACATCAACGATCTGGCCGCGCAGGCGCGCCTTGCCCCCGACGGCGACGTCGATGCCCGCATCAAGGATGCGATCGCGCGGCTCACCGCGCGGCAGAGTTCGAGCGGCTCCTTCGGCCTGTGGTCGGTTGGTGGCGGCGATCCGTGGCTGGATGCCTACATCACCGACTTCCTCACCCGCGCGCGGGAAAAGAAGTTCGAGGTGCCGCAAGTTGCAATGACGCTGGCCATCGATCGGTTGCGCAACTATGTCGCCACCGCGCCGGAGCCGGACAAGAACGGGGGGCGCGAACTCGCCTACGCCCTCTATGTATTGGCCCGCAATGGCGCCGCGCCGGTCGGCGATCTGCGCTACATCGCCGACGTCAAGCTCGATGCGCTGGCCACCCCGATCGCCAAGGCGCAAGTGGCCGCCGCGCTCGCGATGTTGGGGGATAAAGCCCGAGCCGACCGTGTCTACCGCGCCGCGCTCGACGCCATTCCGGCGAAGCCGGGGCTGGAAATCGGCCGCGAGGACTTCGGCTCGGCGCTGCGCGACGCCGCAGCCTTGGTAACGCTCGCTTCCGAAGGGCACGCACCGGCAGCAACCATCACGCAGGCGGTGGCGCGGATCGACTCCGCGCGCGCCGCCATCAAGCAGACTTCGACGCAGGAAGATGCCTGGCTGGTGATGGCGGCCCGCGCGCTCGCGGGCGAACTCAACGCCATCTCGCTCAACGTCAACGGCGCAGCGCAGAAGGGCGCTTACTACCGTCGGTTCAATCCGGACCAACTCGCCTCGCCATTCCGCGTTGCCAACAGCGGCGACGGCGCGGTGCAAGTGGTGGTCTCGGTGTCGGGCGCGCCGCTCAATCCGGAGCCGGCGGCGGAAGCGGGCTTCAAGCTCGAGCGCAATTACTACACGCTCGGCGGTGAGCCGGCCGATCCGTCCAAAGCCAAGCAGAACGATCGCTTCGTCGTGGTGCTGAAGGTGACCGAGCCGCAGGTGCAATTCGGCCGCATCATGGTGGCCGACTATCTGCCCGCCGGGTTCGAAATCGACAATCCGAAGCTGGTCTCGTCCGGCGACACCGGCTCGCTCGGCTGGATAGCGGACGGCGCGCCGGCGGCGAACACGGAATTCCGTGACGACCGCTTCACTGCGGCCTTCGAGCGCCGGCCGAACAATGACAAGCCTGTGTTCACCGCGGCCTATGTCGTGCGCGCGATATCGCCCGGCCGCTATGTGCTGCCGCAGGCGACGGTGGAGGACATGTATCGCCCCGAACGCTTTGCGCGCACGGCGACCGGTACGGTGGAGATCACGGCGGCACGATGAAGCGCATCAAACTCATCGTCGCGGCGTGTGCCGGCGCGATTGCGCTGGCCTGCATCGCTTGCGCCGGATGGGTCTATGCATTCGGGCCCGCACCGCTCGGCAAAGACATCGAATTGTCTCATGTCGTGCTCGATCGCGAAGGCCGGCTGCTGCGCGCTTACGCGACCAAAGACGGCCGCTGGCGGCTGCCGGCGAGTGTCGAGGATGTCGATCCGCGGTTTTTCAAATTGCTTTACGCCTACGAGGACAAACGTTTCCTGACGCATCATGGCGTCGACCTGTTGGCGATGACCCGCGCCGCGTGGCAGCTCGGCTCCACGGGACACATTATCTCCGGTGGTTCGACTCTTACCATGCAGGTCGCGCGACTTCTGGAGCCGCGCGAACATCGCACGGTTACGGCTAAGCTGCGGCAGGTAACACGCGCGCTTCAGCTCGAGTATGGGCTTTCCAAGCCGGAAATCTTGTCTCTGTATCTGACGCTGGCCCCCTATGGCGGCAATCTCGAAGGCATTCGCGCGGCCTCGCTGGCGTATTTCGGCAAAGAGCCAAGGCGGCTGACGCTGGGCGAGGCGGCATTGCTGGTGGCCTTGCCGCAATCGCCGGAGACGCGGCGGCCGGATCGCCATAGCGGTCGCGCGCAGGCGGCGCGCGACCGTGTGCTCGATCGGGTGGCGCTCGCCGGAGCCGTGCCCCACGACGAGATCGCACGCGCCAAAGCGGAAATCGTGCCGCATGTACGCCGGCCTATGCCGGTGTTCGCGCCGCATTCAGCCGATCGCATTGTTATCTCCGAGCCGGATCGCCGTATCCACCGGCTTACCATCGATCAGCCGCTGCAGGCCAAGCTGCAGACGCTGGCAAAAGAACGCGCCGAGGCGCTCGGCCCCGACATCTCGGTCGCCATCCTGGCTGTTGATAATGACAGTGGCGAGGTGAGGGCGCGCGTTGCCTCGTCCGACTACTTCGACACCCGCCGCGCCGGTCAGGTCGATATGACCGCCGCATTGCGCTCGCCCGGCTCGACGTTAAAGCCGTTCATTTACGGTCTCGGCTTCGAGGACGGCCTCATTCACCCCGAGACGTTGATCGACGATCGGCCGCAGCGTTACGGCGGCTACATGCCCGAAAATTTCGACCTCACGTTTCAGGGCACGGTGACAGTGCGCCGCGCGCTGCAATTGTCGCTCAATGTGCCGGCCATTGCTGTGCTCGACAAGGTTGGCGTCAATCGGCTGAGTGCCCGGCTCACACAGGCAGGCGCGGCGCTGGTGCTGCCGAAAGAGGAGGCGCCGGGTCTTGCGATGGGCCTTGGCGGCGTCGGCGTGACGCTCAACGATCTCACGATGCTCTATGCCGGGCTCGCTCGCGGCGGGGAGGCCGAACCGCTGGTCGAGCGGCTCGGACAGGCCAATCCACCATCGCGCCGGCTGCTCGATCCGGTGGCGGCCTGGTATGTCGGGAACGTCCTGATCGGCGCGCCGCCGCCGGAGAATGCCCCGCATAACCGGTTGGCCTTCAAGACCGGCACGTCCTACGGCTATCGGGACGCGTGGGCAGTCGGCTTCGACGGCCGCATGACCGTTGGCGTGTGGGTCGGCCGGCCGGATGGCGCGCCCGTACCCGGTTTGGTCGGGCGGTCAGCCGCAGCGCCAATCCTGTTCGATGCCTTCGCCCGCTCCGGTGCGACGCCGGCGCCGCTGCCGGCGGCGCCCAAAGGGGCGGTCTTTGCGGTTTCTGCCAAACTGCCGCCGCCGCTGCAGCGTTTCAATGCTCAAGCCTATGGGGCGGCAGCCGAGGCGCCCCGCATCATGTTTCCGCCGAACGGCGCCCGCTTGGAACTGGCGTCTGGCGGGGCGCTCGATCCGATGGCGCTGAAGATCGCCGGCGGAACGGGACCGCTCACCGTAATGGTCAATGGGGTGCCGGTCGGGGCTCCCGGCCACCGGCGGACCCTGTTCGTCCGTCCCGATGGACCAGGCTTCGTCCGCCTGACCGTCATGGATGCCCGCGGCGCGGCCGATAGCGTAGTGATCAGAATACAATAGCTGCCGGCAAAGTGGCCGTAATCGGCCGTGCAAGCTTCCGTGGGCAAGCCCGATTCACTATTGTCTGGCGCGGATTTGGCGGGGTAACCGTGGTCCGAGCCGGTAACGGCATCAGCCTAGAATCGGCACGCGCAGCGGATCGACCGGAGAACAGCTTTTGAAAAAGACGATCAAGTATGGCGCCATGTTCGGCGCCGGCGTCGGGATGTTCTACGTGCTCCCGAAGCTCTCGCTGTTCTACGCCGCCTGCGGACTTTACGATGTCTGCCGCAACCGACCCATCAACGGCTTTCTGCTCAAGCAGTATTTCGTCGGCAACGGTGTGCTGACCTGGCTGCTGTCGCCGATCAACATTCTGCTCGACGTCCTCGCGCTGCCCCACGTCAACAAGGGCGTCTACAAACTGGACGACCTGCCGGGTCCGTGGCGGGACGAAGTGACGCGTCTCATCGATATTGCCAAACGCGAAAAGCTGGTCGAACAACTCGAGCAACGCGCCACCGACGGCCGCACCATGATCTTCTTCAAATGGTACGGTGAGAACCGGGATACGTTCATCAACGTTCCGGCCTTCCACGAGCAATGGAAATATATCCAGACCATCGGCGTATCGATCTTCAACAAGAAGGTCTCCACCTCGAAGCACTTCGGCCCGCTGAGGCCGACATTCCGCGTGCTCTATAATCTCAACGATATCGACGACCGCTCCACCTACATTACTGTCGGCGATCATGTGAGCTATTGGCAGGACAACAAGCTGTTCATTTTCGACGACACGCTGATGCATCAGTCGATCAACGAGACCGACAAGGTGCGCTATTGCCTGTTCGTCGATATGGTGAGGCCGTCGTTGTTCTCCGGTTTGCTGCGTCCGGCGATCACAATCGTGAACCACGTATTCCGCAGAGCCAACCACATTTTTTATAACAAATGGAAAGTCATTCAGTAGTGACCGCAGCACCGCAGCGCGGCGCCGCCCGCGGCCTCGGCGCGATGCTTGATCTTGCGGCGCTGTCGCATCGTCGTGCGGCCGCGCTTCTCGTCGCGGTATGCCTTATCGCGTTCCTGCCGGGGTTCTTCCAGATCCCGCCGGTCGATCGCGACGAGTCGCGTTTTGCGCAGGCCTCCAAGCAGATGGTGGAGAGCGGCGACTATGTCGATATCCGCTTCCAGGACGAGGTTCGTTACAAGAAGCCGGTCGGCATCTATTGGCTGCAGTCGGCCGCCGCGAAGGTTGGCGACGCACTCGGCGTCGCCGACGCGCACCGAACAATTTGGCTCTATCGTTTGCCGTCGCTACTGGCCGCGATCGGCTCGGTGTTGTTGACCTATTGGGCGGCCTTGGCATTCGTCGCGCGGCGTACGGCGCTCATTGCGGCGCTGATGATGGCGACATCGCTGCTGCTCGGCGTTGAGGCGCGGATGGCCACCACCGACGCCACTCTTTTGCTGATGAGCGTCGCCGCCATGGGCGCGCTCGCCCGTATTTACCTCGGCGCCCGGCATGAGCCACCGCGCGCGGCCGGCTGGCATCTGCCGGCATTGCTATGGACCGCCATAGCGGGCGGCGTGCTGATCAAGGGGCCACTGGTCCTGATGTTCGTCGGACTGACGATGCTGGCGCTCGGCATCGCCGACCGCTCGGTGCGCTGGATGCGGGACGTACGGCCGGTCGTTGGCTTTCTCTGGATGCTGCTTCTGGTCGCGCCTTGGTTCATTGCCATCGTTGCCAAGTCCGGCGAAAGCTTCTTCATGAAATCGGTCGGCGACGACATGCTGGCCAAGGTGACGAGTGGACAGGAAGCGCATGGTGCGCCCCCCGGATATTACTTCCTGCTGTTCTGGATCACGTTCTGGCCGGGTGCGGTGCTGGCCGGGTTGGCGGCACCGACAATCTGGAAGGCAAGGGCGGAGCCGGGCGCGCGTTTTTTGCTCGCCTGGGTGATCCCGTCGTGGATCGTGTTCGAAGCGGTGATGACCAAGCTGCCGCATTACGTGCTGCCGCTTTACCCGGCCATTGCCATCCTGATCGCCGGCATCGTCGAGAAGAACGGTCTGTGGCGCAACAAATGGATCGAGCACGGCACCATCGGCTGGTTCCTGCTGCCGACCGTGATCGCGGTGGGAGTGCCGATCATTTTCTTCACCATGAGCAAGGACCTCGGTCTGGTGGCCTGGCCCTTCGCCGCGGTCGCGGTGATTGCGGGGCTGTTTGCGTGGTGGCTGTTCGACGTCGACGGCGCGGAACGCGCGTTGCTGCGCGGCATGGTGTCGTCGGTCTTCATCGCTGTCACCGTTTACGCGATCACCTTTCCGATGCTGCCGTCGCTGTTTCCGAGCCAGCTCGTGGCGCGGGAAGTTCGCGCCAAAGGCTGTGCCGATCCGCAACTGGCCTCGACCTTTAATTATCAGGAGCCGAGCCTCGTTTTCCTGCTCGGCACCGGTACGAAGTTCAGTGATGGTGCCGGTGTCGCCGAGTTTCTCAATGGCGGGCCGTGCCGCTTCGCCCTGGTCGATGCCCGCAGTGAGCGGGCTTTCGTGCAGCGCGCCAACGCGCTCAATGTCGGCTTCACGCTCGGCAGCCGTATCGACGGTTTCAACATCAGCAATGGCAAACGGTTCTCGATGGCTGTGTTCCATTCGGCGGTGCCATGAGTTCAGGAACGACGGATACGGCCGGGCGTGCGTTGTTGAAGACGCCGCGGCGCTGCATCGAAAACGTCATCGCCTCGTTCCGGCGTCTCTTCCGGCCGTTCGACTGGCGCAAGGCATTGCCGTGGATCGAAGCACCGCAGCAGGTTCTGATCGGCGCTGCCGTCGTCGTTGTCGCGGCGATCGCGGTGATGGGTCTCGTCGATGCCAGCGTGACCCGCGCAGTGCAACGCCTGCCGGTCTGGGTCATCGATCTGTTCAATTTCGTCACGGATTTCGGCAAGGGCGCCTGGGTGCTCTGGCCACTCGGGTTGTTCTATCTGGCGCTCGCCGCGTTGCCGCGTCCGGCGACGCGCATCTCGCAGGCAGTCCTCGCTGCGGTCATGGTGCGCGCCGGCTTCCTGTTCGCGGCTGTCGGCTTGCCGGGATTGTTTGCGAGTCTCGTCAAGAATATGATCGGGCGGGCGCGTCCCGGCGTCGGCGGCTCCATCAATCCATTTCTCTTCGATCCGTTTCATTGGGCGCCGGCCTACGCCAGCATGCCGTCGGGACACGGCACCACGGCTTTCGCCGCGCTGGCCGCCTTCGGTACGCTGTTTCCGCGGGCGCGCACGGCGCTGCTCATCTACGCAGTCATCATCGCGACCAGCCGCGTTGTGATCCGGGCGCATTACGTCAGCGACGTGATGGTCTCGGCCGCGTTCGGCATTGTGGGCGTCATCCTGGTGCGGCGATGGTTTGCGGCCGTGCATCTCGGCTTTGCCATCGGGCCGGATGGTCGGATCGTACCGTACCCGGGGCCGTCGGTTCGCCGGATCAAAGCAGTTGCCCGCGACCTCTTGGCTTAATAAAGAGCAGCGCCGGGGCGGCGTAGGCTGCGCCGGCGAGCGGACGAGGCGTTTCCTGGGCGCCCGGGAAACAGAAGTTAAATCATAGCCTTATGAGCGCAAAGATGAGCAGCAGTGAGCCGGCCGTCGCGGTCGTGGTTCCGGTCCGCAACGAGGCCGGCAACGTCGCGCCGCTGGTCGCCGAGATCGCCGCGGCGCTGGAAGGTCAGGCGCCGTTTGAGATCGTCTACGTCAATGATGGCTCGACAGACGGCACCGAGGCTGAATTGCAGCGGCTGATGGCGCTGCATCCGTACCTGCGCCGCGTCCGCCATCGCCAGTCCTGCGGCCAGTCGGCAGCGGTGCGCAGCGGGGTTTGGGCGGCGCGCGCGCCGGTCATCGTGACGATCGACGGCGACGGACAGAACGACCCGGCCTTCATTCCGGCTTTGCTCAAGGTGCTGCGCGATGGCGCTCCGAAAGTAGGTCTTGTGGCCGGACAGCGTCTCGGCCGTAAAGGCAAGTTCAAGAGCCTTCAATCGCGCATCGCGAATACCGTGCGCGGCGCGGTACTACGTGACGGCACGCGTGACACTGGCTGCGGCCTCAAGGCGTTCCGCCGCGAT comes from Undibacter mobilis and encodes:
- a CDS encoding glycosyltransferase family 2 protein produces the protein MSSSEPAVAVVVPVRNEAGNVAPLVAEIAAALEGQAPFEIVYVNDGSTDGTEAELQRLMALHPYLRRVRHRQSCGQSAAVRSGVWAARAPVIVTIDGDGQNDPAFIPALLKVLRDGAPKVGLVAGQRLGRKGKFKSLQSRIANTVRGAVLRDGTRDTGCGLKAFRRDVYMRLPYFDALHRFMPALIKREGLGIGYVDVVDRPRGSGVSNYGLWDRLWVGILDLAGVWWLIRRRKHIPDIVED
- a CDS encoding ArnT family glycosyltransferase; the encoded protein is MTAAPQRGAARGLGAMLDLAALSHRRAAALLVAVCLIAFLPGFFQIPPVDRDESRFAQASKQMVESGDYVDIRFQDEVRYKKPVGIYWLQSAAAKVGDALGVADAHRTIWLYRLPSLLAAIGSVLLTYWAALAFVARRTALIAALMMATSLLLGVEARMATTDATLLLMSVAAMGALARIYLGARHEPPRAAGWHLPALLWTAIAGGVLIKGPLVLMFVGLTMLALGIADRSVRWMRDVRPVVGFLWMLLLVAPWFIAIVAKSGESFFMKSVGDDMLAKVTSGQEAHGAPPGYYFLLFWITFWPGAVLAGLAAPTIWKARAEPGARFLLAWVIPSWIVFEAVMTKLPHYVLPLYPAIAILIAGIVEKNGLWRNKWIEHGTIGWFLLPTVIAVGVPIIFFTMSKDLGLVAWPFAAVAVIAGLFAWWLFDVDGAERALLRGMVSSVFIAVTVYAITFPMLPSLFPSQLVAREVRAKGCADPQLASTFNYQEPSLVFLLGTGTKFSDGAGVAEFLNGGPCRFALVDARSERAFVQRANALNVGFTLGSRIDGFNISNGKRFSMAVFHSAVP
- a CDS encoding aspartyl/asparaginyl beta-hydroxylase domain-containing protein; the encoded protein is MKKTIKYGAMFGAGVGMFYVLPKLSLFYAACGLYDVCRNRPINGFLLKQYFVGNGVLTWLLSPINILLDVLALPHVNKGVYKLDDLPGPWRDEVTRLIDIAKREKLVEQLEQRATDGRTMIFFKWYGENRDTFINVPAFHEQWKYIQTIGVSIFNKKVSTSKHFGPLRPTFRVLYNLNDIDDRSTYITVGDHVSYWQDNKLFIFDDTLMHQSINETDKVRYCLFVDMVRPSLFSGLLRPAITIVNHVFRRANHIFYNKWKVIQ
- a CDS encoding phosphatase PAP2 family protein, with amino-acid sequence MSSGTTDTAGRALLKTPRRCIENVIASFRRLFRPFDWRKALPWIEAPQQVLIGAAVVVVAAIAVMGLVDASVTRAVQRLPVWVIDLFNFVTDFGKGAWVLWPLGLFYLALAALPRPATRISQAVLAAVMVRAGFLFAAVGLPGLFASLVKNMIGRARPGVGGSINPFLFDPFHWAPAYASMPSGHGTTAFAALAAFGTLFPRARTALLIYAVIIATSRVVIRAHYVSDVMVSAAFGIVGVILVRRWFAAVHLGFAIGPDGRIVPYPGPSVRRIKAVARDLLA
- a CDS encoding alpha-2-macroglobulin, with translation MSRSIRVGLAGFLAAAALALSLISPSAQAADKAYTNPDLDQAAISLEEQIKQDAGNVTKTPQVLRREADAAFQKKDVRNGMLLLGQLVAAAPNDADAWLRLSRAVLQIRTRDANEQATLYERATTAAYVAYIRATQPATEADGLAALGQAFAARKEWRPALNTMRLSLQLRETADLRGQYERLRVEHGFRMLDYTVDSDAVSPRACFQFSEALPEKRTDFSPFVAVAGQDKPAISVNDRQLCVDGLRHGERYAITLRAGLPSTVHETLTKTAEFTVFVRDRKPFARFSGKAYVLPKTGQRGIPVLSVNTSAVKLTVYRIGDRNLIETVLGYDFQRNLSPFEGEQLASERGAKVWSGELAVEQKLNTEVVTAFPVDEALPDLKPGVYAMTALPKDAIAANDYEQAPTQWFIVSDFGLTAYSGQDGIDVFVHSLASAQPLSGVEVRLMARNNEGLASKTTDTNGRVHFEAGLSRGEGGQSPAAVIVSGKNDYAFLSLKTAAFDLSDRGVAGRVTPAGLDAFVYTERGVYRTGETVAITALLRDARGFAAPNVPLTLVVERPDGVDYKRVVVADQGLGGRSLEVPIVSTASTGTWRVRAYTDPKRPAVGEATFMVEDYVPDRIEFDLTTQAKAIPRKGSIELTVDGHFLYGAAASNLDLSGSVTIQAAKERAGFPGYRFGLFDDPATADRQELADLPQTDDKGKATVPVELTNLPDTTRPLEALIAIDMLESGGRGVERKLTLPIAPDSDMIGVKPNFNGLSLADGANADFDIIVAAPDGAKLMRKGLKYELLRVETTYQWYRQNGQWNYEPVKRTQRIANGTVDVTAAQPGKLSLPVKWGRYRLEVTDGSPNGMMTSMSFDAGFYAESSADTPDLLDIALDKPGYASGDTMNVAVTARSAGRLTLNVFTDKLVMSQSQDVNAAGIVNVAMPVGKDWGTGAYLVATLRRPLDAPAQRMPGRAIGVQWFAIDRSQRTFNMTMNLPATMRPETALNIPIKVGGLAAGEQARVVVAAVDVGILNLTNYKPPAPDEYYLGQRRLTAEVRDLYGQLIDGMQGARGQIRSGGDIGGAELSGSPPAQAPLSLYSGIVTVGADGTANVSFAIPAFAGSVRVMAVAWSNDKVGKASGDVVVRDPVVLTTTLPRFLRTGDRGTVQIELDNVEGAAGDYKVAVDTAGSVKREGDVPPALTLAAKARGRLSVPVSAAGSGASTVVVNVLGPNGFALARSYNLDVRPSTQILTRRTVRPLAKGETLTLSNDVFADFVPGTGRAGLSVAISTSLDAATLLNQLDRYPFGCSEQIASRAVAMLYINDLAAQARLAPDGDVDARIKDAIARLTARQSSSGSFGLWSVGGGDPWLDAYITDFLTRAREKKFEVPQVAMTLAIDRLRNYVATAPEPDKNGGRELAYALYVLARNGAAPVGDLRYIADVKLDALATPIAKAQVAAALAMLGDKARADRVYRAALDAIPAKPGLEIGREDFGSALRDAAALVTLASEGHAPAATITQAVARIDSARAAIKQTSTQEDAWLVMAARALAGELNAISLNVNGAAQKGAYYRRFNPDQLASPFRVANSGDGAVQVVVSVSGAPLNPEPAAEAGFKLERNYYTLGGEPADPSKAKQNDRFVVVLKVTEPQVQFGRIMVADYLPAGFEIDNPKLVSSGDTGSLGWIADGAPAANTEFRDDRFTAAFERRPNNDKPVFTAAYVVRAISPGRYVLPQATVEDMYRPERFARTATGTVEITAAR
- the pbpC gene encoding penicillin-binding protein 1C codes for the protein MKRIKLIVAACAGAIALACIACAGWVYAFGPAPLGKDIELSHVVLDREGRLLRAYATKDGRWRLPASVEDVDPRFFKLLYAYEDKRFLTHHGVDLLAMTRAAWQLGSTGHIISGGSTLTMQVARLLEPREHRTVTAKLRQVTRALQLEYGLSKPEILSLYLTLAPYGGNLEGIRAASLAYFGKEPRRLTLGEAALLVALPQSPETRRPDRHSGRAQAARDRVLDRVALAGAVPHDEIARAKAEIVPHVRRPMPVFAPHSADRIVISEPDRRIHRLTIDQPLQAKLQTLAKERAEALGPDISVAILAVDNDSGEVRARVASSDYFDTRRAGQVDMTAALRSPGSTLKPFIYGLGFEDGLIHPETLIDDRPQRYGGYMPENFDLTFQGTVTVRRALQLSLNVPAIAVLDKVGVNRLSARLTQAGAALVLPKEEAPGLAMGLGGVGVTLNDLTMLYAGLARGGEAEPLVERLGQANPPSRRLLDPVAAWYVGNVLIGAPPPENAPHNRLAFKTGTSYGYRDAWAVGFDGRMTVGVWVGRPDGAPVPGLVGRSAAAPILFDAFARSGATPAPLPAAPKGAVFAVSAKLPPPLQRFNAQAYGAAAEAPRIMFPPNGARLELASGGALDPMALKIAGGTGPLTVMVNGVPVGAPGHRRTLFVRPDGPGFVRLTVMDARGAADSVVIRIQ